One window of the Streptomyces sp. ITFR-21 genome contains the following:
- a CDS encoding acyl-CoA thioesterase, with amino-acid sequence MSPSDRPAAEGLPPLESLLDLLDLERIEQDIFRGVSRLAVVPRVFGGQVAAQALVAAGRTAPEDRGAHSLHAYFLRPGDPGAPIVYQVDRIRDGRSFTTRRVVAIQHGQPIFHLSASFQTYEEGLEHQEPMPYAPDPETLPTAEELLPAHADKFPDPTVVDRLLEARAAVDLRYVEYPPFLTAGVAREPRSQVWFRTRGKLAEDPLLHVCLATYVSDMTLLDSVLLAHGRGGWAVGDVVGASLDHAMWFHRPFRADEWLLYDQQSPSASGGRGLGTARIYTQDGRLAVSVIQEGLVRVPRG; translated from the coding sequence GTGAGCCCCTCCGACCGGCCCGCCGCCGAGGGCCTGCCGCCGCTGGAGTCCCTACTCGATCTGCTCGACCTGGAGCGGATCGAGCAGGACATCTTCCGCGGCGTCAGCCGGCTCGCCGTCGTACCCCGGGTCTTCGGCGGCCAGGTCGCCGCGCAGGCCCTGGTCGCCGCAGGCCGCACCGCACCCGAGGACCGTGGCGCCCATTCCCTGCACGCGTACTTCCTGAGACCCGGTGACCCCGGCGCGCCGATCGTCTACCAGGTGGACCGCATCCGCGACGGCCGCTCCTTCACCACCCGGCGGGTCGTGGCCATCCAGCACGGCCAACCGATCTTCCACCTCTCGGCGTCCTTCCAGACCTACGAGGAGGGTCTGGAGCACCAGGAGCCCATGCCGTACGCGCCCGACCCCGAGACGCTGCCGACGGCCGAGGAACTGCTCCCTGCGCACGCCGACAAGTTTCCCGACCCCACCGTCGTGGACCGGCTGCTCGAAGCCCGTGCGGCCGTCGACCTCCGGTATGTGGAGTACCCGCCGTTCCTCACCGCCGGGGTCGCCCGCGAGCCCCGCTCGCAGGTGTGGTTCCGCACCCGGGGCAAGCTTGCCGAGGACCCGCTGCTGCACGTCTGCCTGGCCACCTATGTGTCGGACATGACCCTGCTCGACTCCGTCCTGCTCGCCCACGGCCGCGGCGGCTGGGCGGTCGGTGACGTGGTGGGCGCCAGCCTGGACCACGCCATGTGGTTCCACCGGCCCTTTCGCGCCGACGAGTGGCTGCTCTACGACCAGCAGAGCCCGTCCGCCTCGGGTGGGCGCGGCCTCGGCACCGCCCGCATCTACACCCAGGACGGAAGGCTCGCGGTCTCCGTGATCCAGGAGGGCCTGGTCCGTGTACCGCGCGGTTGA
- a CDS encoding acyl-CoA dehydrogenase family protein: MRRTVYNEDHEAFRETIRAFIEAEVVPVYDEWLAAGQVPRDFYYKLGELGVFGIEVPEEYGGAGERSFKFQAVISEECARAGVSFGGSSVHVSLCLPYVLAYATEEQKKRWLPGFAGGEVMFAIAMTEPGTGSDLAGMKTTAKLSADGGHYLLNGSKTFITGGVHADRVIVCARTAPPSPEDRRAGISLFVVDTTSEGYAVGRKLDKIGLKTSDTAELSFSDVRVPVEDLLGEEGKGFSYLGQNLPQERLGIAIGAYAQAAAAIRFAQKYVQERTVFGQTVAAFQNTKFELAACKAEVDAAEAVVDRALEAHDKRELSAADAASAKLFCTEVAGRVIDRCLQLHGGYGYMNEYPIARLYADNRVNRIYGGTSEVMKSIIAKSMGL; encoded by the coding sequence ATGCGCCGTACGGTGTACAACGAGGACCACGAAGCGTTCCGCGAGACGATACGGGCCTTCATCGAGGCCGAGGTCGTGCCGGTCTACGACGAATGGCTGGCGGCGGGCCAGGTGCCCCGTGACTTCTACTACAAGCTCGGCGAACTGGGCGTCTTCGGTATCGAGGTCCCCGAGGAGTACGGCGGCGCCGGCGAGCGGAGCTTCAAGTTCCAGGCCGTCATCAGCGAGGAGTGCGCCCGCGCCGGCGTCAGCTTCGGTGGCAGCAGCGTCCATGTCAGCCTGTGCCTGCCCTATGTGTTGGCGTACGCCACCGAGGAGCAGAAGAAGCGCTGGCTGCCCGGCTTCGCCGGCGGCGAGGTCATGTTCGCCATCGCCATGACCGAGCCCGGTACCGGCTCCGACCTGGCCGGTATGAAGACCACCGCCAAGCTCTCCGCCGACGGCGGCCACTACCTGCTCAACGGCTCCAAGACCTTCATCACCGGCGGTGTCCACGCCGACCGCGTCATCGTCTGCGCCCGCACCGCCCCGCCCAGCCCCGAGGACCGCCGGGCCGGCATCTCGCTGTTCGTCGTCGACACCACGTCCGAGGGCTACGCCGTCGGCCGCAAGCTCGACAAGATCGGTCTGAAGACCTCCGACACCGCCGAGCTGTCCTTCTCCGACGTGCGGGTGCCGGTCGAGGACCTGCTCGGCGAGGAGGGCAAGGGTTTCTCCTACCTTGGCCAAAATCTTCCCCAGGAACGCCTCGGCATCGCGATCGGCGCCTACGCGCAGGCCGCCGCCGCGATCCGCTTCGCGCAGAAGTACGTCCAGGAGCGCACCGTCTTCGGCCAGACCGTCGCGGCCTTCCAGAACACCAAGTTCGAACTTGCCGCCTGCAAGGCGGAGGTGGACGCCGCCGAAGCGGTGGTCGACCGTGCCCTGGAAGCCCACGACAAGCGCGAACTGTCCGCCGCCGACGCCGCCTCCGCCAAGCTCTTCTGCACCGAGGTCGCCGGCCGCGTCATCGACCGCTGCCTCCAGTTGCACGGCGGCTACGGCTACATGAACGAGTACCCGATCGCCCGCCTCTACGCCGACAACCGCGTCAACCGGATATACGGCGGCACCAGCGAGGTCATGAAGTCGATCATCGCCAAGTCGATGGGCCTGTGA
- a CDS encoding SACE_7040 family transcriptional regulator, giving the protein MNPTKVVENRREQILREAARLFAERGFHGVGVDEIGAAVGISGPGLYRHFAGKDAMLAELLVGISDRLLTAGRMRVAETDDPGQALDALIRGHIDFAIDDRPLITLHDRELDRLRDSDRKLVRQLQRQYVEEWVGVVHRVHPGATRLEVRAAVHAVFGLLNSTPHLGGQFGLPDRSAMAALLHRLALSALEALDGGNDPAPDGTALDSGKDRPVTF; this is encoded by the coding sequence ATGAACCCGACGAAGGTTGTGGAAAACCGGCGCGAGCAGATCCTCCGGGAGGCCGCGCGGCTCTTCGCCGAGCGCGGTTTCCACGGGGTCGGCGTGGACGAGATAGGCGCGGCGGTGGGCATCAGCGGGCCCGGCCTGTATCGCCATTTCGCGGGGAAGGACGCCATGCTCGCCGAGCTGCTGGTCGGCATCAGCGACCGGCTGCTGACCGCCGGCCGGATGCGGGTGGCCGAGACCGACGACCCGGGGCAGGCGCTGGACGCGCTGATCCGCGGTCACATCGACTTCGCCATCGACGACCGCCCGCTGATCACCCTGCACGATCGCGAGCTCGACCGGCTGCGCGACTCCGACCGCAAGCTCGTCCGCCAGCTCCAGCGGCAGTACGTGGAGGAATGGGTCGGTGTCGTGCACCGGGTCCACCCCGGCGCCACCCGGCTCGAGGTGCGTGCGGCCGTACACGCCGTGTTCGGCCTGCTCAACTCCACCCCGCACCTCGGCGGCCAGTTTGGACTCCCGGACCGTTCCGCCATGGCCGCGCTGCTGCACCGCCTGGCGCTGAGTGCTCTGGAAGCCCTCGACGGCGGCAACGACCCCGCGCCGGACGGGACCGCCCTGGACAGCGGTAAGGACCGGCCGGTAACTTTCTGA
- a CDS encoding carboxyl transferase domain-containing protein, which produces MTAPALSSAADPASEAYRANTDAHTALSATLRGKLAAARLGGGEKARARHTARGKLLPRDRVDGLLDPGSPFLELAPLAAEGMYDGQAPAAGVIAGIGRVSGREVVVVANDATVKGGTYYPMTVKKHLRAQEVALDNRLPCVYLVDSGGAFLPRQDEVFPDRDHFGRIFYNQATMSARGIPQIAAVMGSCTAGGAYVPAMSDEAVIVRNQGTIFLGGPPLVKAATGEVVTAEELGGGDVHARTSGVTDHLAEDDTHALSIVRDIVATLPARGAPPWTVRSAEPPAVDPAGLYGAVPVDPRTPYDVREVVARLVDGSRFAEFKAEYGTTLVTGFAHVQGHPVGIVANNGILFAESALKGAHFIELCDQRGIPLLFLQNVSGFMVGRQYEAGGIAKHGAKMVTAVACARVPKLTVVIGGSYGAGNYSMCGRAYSPRFLWMWPNAKISVMGGEQAASVLATVKRDQLAAAGTKWSEQAEEEFKAPVREQYETQGNAYYATARLWDDGVIDPMETRTVLGLALTACANAPLPTTDPTAPGYGVFRM; this is translated from the coding sequence ATGACAGCACCCGCCCTGTCCAGCGCCGCCGATCCGGCGTCGGAGGCGTACCGGGCCAACACCGACGCACACACGGCGCTCAGCGCCACACTCCGCGGCAAACTGGCCGCCGCGCGTCTTGGCGGAGGCGAGAAGGCGCGTGCGCGGCACACCGCACGCGGCAAGCTCCTGCCACGCGACCGGGTGGACGGGCTGCTCGACCCGGGTTCGCCCTTTCTGGAGCTGGCTCCGCTGGCCGCGGAGGGAATGTACGACGGGCAGGCGCCGGCCGCGGGGGTGATCGCCGGCATCGGGCGGGTGTCGGGGCGTGAGGTCGTCGTGGTCGCCAACGACGCGACCGTCAAAGGCGGCACCTATTACCCCATGACGGTGAAGAAGCACCTGCGCGCGCAGGAGGTGGCCCTCGACAACCGGCTGCCGTGCGTCTACCTGGTGGATTCCGGTGGCGCGTTCCTGCCTCGCCAGGACGAGGTCTTCCCCGACCGCGACCACTTCGGCCGGATCTTCTACAACCAGGCCACCATGTCCGCCCGGGGAATCCCGCAGATCGCCGCGGTGATGGGCTCCTGCACGGCGGGCGGCGCCTACGTGCCGGCGATGAGCGACGAGGCGGTGATCGTACGCAACCAGGGCACGATCTTCCTGGGCGGTCCTCCGCTGGTGAAGGCAGCCACCGGTGAGGTGGTGACCGCCGAGGAGCTGGGCGGCGGAGATGTGCACGCGCGCACCTCGGGTGTCACCGACCATCTGGCGGAGGACGACACGCACGCGCTGAGCATCGTCCGCGACATCGTGGCCACGCTCCCGGCCCGGGGCGCGCCGCCGTGGACGGTACGGTCGGCGGAGCCGCCCGCCGTGGACCCCGCGGGTCTGTACGGGGCGGTGCCGGTGGACCCGCGGACGCCTTACGACGTGCGGGAGGTGGTGGCACGGCTGGTGGACGGCAGCCGGTTCGCGGAGTTCAAGGCGGAGTACGGGACCACGCTGGTCACCGGGTTCGCCCATGTACAGGGTCATCCGGTGGGCATCGTGGCGAACAACGGCATCCTGTTCGCAGAATCCGCCCTCAAGGGAGCACACTTCATCGAGCTGTGCGACCAGCGCGGCATTCCGCTGCTCTTCCTGCAGAACGTCTCCGGGTTCATGGTGGGCCGCCAGTACGAGGCGGGCGGCATCGCCAAGCACGGCGCGAAGATGGTGACCGCGGTCGCCTGCGCCCGGGTGCCGAAGCTGACCGTGGTGATCGGCGGCTCCTACGGCGCGGGGAACTACTCGATGTGCGGCCGGGCCTACAGTCCCCGGTTCCTGTGGATGTGGCCCAACGCCAAGATCTCGGTGATGGGCGGGGAGCAGGCCGCGTCGGTGCTGGCCACCGTGAAACGGGACCAGTTGGCGGCGGCCGGGACGAAGTGGAGCGAGCAGGCGGAGGAGGAGTTCAAGGCCCCGGTCCGCGAGCAGTACGAGACGCAGGGCAACGCCTACTACGCCACGGCCCGGCTCTGGGACGACGGGGTGATCGACCCGATGGAGACCCGCACCGTGCTGGGCCTGGCCCTGACCGCCTGTGCCAACGCCCCGCTGCCCACCACTGATCCGACCGCGCCAGGCTACGGCGTCTTCCGGATGTGA
- a CDS encoding biotin carboxylase N-terminal domain-containing protein gives MFDTVLVANRGEIAVRVMRTLRELGVRSVAVFTDADADARHVREADTAVRVSSYLSAAEQVRAAGVAGAQAVHPGYGFLAENAGFARTCAEAGLVFVGPPAGAIELMGDKIRAKERVRTAGVPVVPGSSGSGLTDAELVEAARETGLPVLLKPSAGGGGKGMRLVRDAALLAEEIAAARREARGSFGDDTLLVERWIDRPRHIEIQILADGHGAVVHLGERECSLQRRHQKVIEEAPSVLLDPATRAAMGEAAVQAARSCGYTGAGTVEFIVPSDDPGAYFFMEMNTRLQVEHPVTELVTGLDLVAWQLRVACGGQLDFCQQDIALTGHAIEARICAETARPDGDRVDFLPSAGTVLGLWEPTGPGVRVDSGLAPGTEVGTGYDPMLAKVIGYGPDRATALRRLRAALADTVVLGLDTNTGFLRRLLAHPSVVTGELDTGLIDRDAAALVPDRVPDEVYETAALLRQRALAPEPNGGGWTDPFSVPSGWRLGGEPAWTAHHLRVPGGEPVTVRVRDGLVRVGDGPAVEARLVVDGERALLHREGTVTAFRYVGEWLGRDGDGWRVQPYDPVAAALRGAAGGAGGGALTAPMPGTVTVVKVAKGDEVVAGQSLLVVEAMKMEHVITAPHDGTVAEVDVTVGTTVAMDQVLAVVTPAGDAAREDSEEAS, from the coding sequence ATGTTCGACACGGTGCTGGTCGCCAACCGGGGCGAGATCGCTGTGCGTGTGATGCGCACCCTGCGTGAGCTGGGGGTACGGTCGGTGGCTGTGTTCACCGACGCGGACGCCGACGCCCGCCATGTGCGGGAGGCCGACACGGCGGTACGGGTGAGCAGCTATCTGTCGGCCGCGGAGCAGGTGCGGGCCGCGGGGGTCGCAGGCGCCCAGGCCGTGCACCCCGGCTACGGCTTCCTCGCCGAGAACGCGGGTTTCGCCCGGACCTGCGCGGAGGCCGGGCTGGTCTTCGTCGGACCGCCGGCCGGGGCGATCGAGCTGATGGGCGACAAGATCCGGGCCAAGGAGCGGGTGCGGACCGCCGGGGTTCCGGTGGTGCCGGGCAGCAGCGGCAGCGGACTGACCGACGCCGAACTGGTGGAGGCGGCGCGGGAGACCGGTCTGCCGGTGCTGCTCAAGCCGTCGGCGGGCGGCGGCGGCAAAGGCATGCGGCTGGTGCGGGACGCCGCGCTGCTGGCCGAGGAGATCGCGGCGGCCCGCCGGGAGGCGCGCGGCTCGTTCGGGGACGACACTCTGCTGGTCGAGCGGTGGATCGACCGGCCGCGGCACATCGAGATCCAGATCCTCGCCGACGGCCACGGCGCAGTGGTGCACCTCGGGGAGCGCGAGTGCTCGCTGCAGCGGCGGCATCAGAAGGTGATCGAGGAGGCGCCGTCGGTCCTGCTGGATCCGGCGACCAGGGCGGCGATGGGCGAGGCCGCGGTGCAGGCCGCGCGGTCCTGCGGCTACACCGGTGCGGGGACGGTGGAGTTCATCGTGCCCAGCGACGATCCGGGCGCCTACTTCTTCATGGAGATGAACACCCGGCTCCAGGTGGAGCACCCGGTGACCGAACTGGTGACCGGCCTGGACCTGGTGGCCTGGCAGCTGCGGGTGGCCTGCGGGGGGCAGCTGGACTTCTGCCAGCAGGACATCGCTCTGACCGGACACGCGATCGAGGCGCGGATCTGCGCGGAGACGGCCCGCCCCGACGGGGATCGGGTGGACTTCCTGCCGTCGGCCGGGACGGTGCTGGGGCTTTGGGAGCCGACGGGGCCCGGAGTGCGGGTGGACTCGGGGCTGGCGCCGGGTACCGAGGTGGGTACCGGTTATGACCCGATGCTGGCCAAGGTGATCGGTTACGGCCCGGACCGGGCGACGGCGCTGCGGCGACTGCGGGCGGCGCTGGCTGACACGGTGGTGCTGGGACTGGACACCAACACCGGGTTCCTGCGGCGGCTGCTGGCCCATCCCTCGGTGGTGACGGGCGAGTTGGACACCGGGCTGATCGACCGGGACGCGGCGGCGCTGGTGCCGGACCGTGTGCCGGACGAGGTGTACGAGACCGCGGCACTGTTGCGGCAGCGCGCGCTGGCCCCGGAGCCCAACGGGGGCGGCTGGACCGACCCCTTCTCGGTGCCCAGCGGTTGGCGGCTCGGCGGTGAGCCCGCCTGGACGGCACACCATCTGCGGGTGCCGGGCGGAGAGCCGGTGACGGTACGGGTCAGGGACGGCCTGGTACGAGTGGGCGACGGCCCGGCGGTGGAGGCACGGCTCGTGGTGGACGGGGAGCGGGCGCTGCTGCACCGGGAGGGCACGGTGACTGCCTTCCGGTACGTGGGCGAGTGGCTGGGCCGGGACGGGGACGGCTGGCGGGTGCAGCCGTACGACCCGGTGGCCGCGGCGTTGCGGGGCGCCGCGGGCGGTGCCGGGGGCGGAGCGCTGACCGCTCCGATGCCCGGCACGGTGACGGTGGTGAAGGTAGCCAAGGGTGACGAGGTGGTGGCCGGCCAGAGCCTGCTGGTGGTGGAGGCCATGAAGATGGAACACGTGATCACCGCCCCGCACGACGGGACGGTTGCCGAGGTCGACGTCACCGTGGGAACGACGGTGGCGATGGACCAGGTACTGGCCGTGGTGACCCCGGCCGGGGACGCGGCCCGCGAGGACAGCGAGGAGGCGTCATGA
- a CDS encoding hydroxymethylglutaryl-CoA lyase, whose translation MAVPLEGLPSEVRIHEVGARDGLQNEKTTVPTEVKAEFIHRLVEAGLNTIEATSFVHPKWVPQLADAGELMPLLADLAGRESAPRLPVLVPNERGLERALELGVREIAVFGSATESFARANLNRTVDESLAMFEPVVARARAAGVRVRGYLSMCFGDPWEGPVPVRQVAGVARRLYEMGCTELSLGDTIGVATPGHVTALLDELTGGVPDSGADTGPGSGSKSGPRSAPAPAPGTGTGTGTGTGTGPASAGSAAGPGGAVPVGHLAVHFHDTYGQALSNTLAALRRGVTVVDASAGGLGGCPYAKSATGNLATEDLVWMLNGLGVRTGVDLGRLSATSVWMAEHLGRPSPSRTVRALTHQEQ comes from the coding sequence ATGGCCGTGCCGCTGGAGGGTCTGCCGTCCGAGGTCCGCATCCACGAGGTCGGCGCGCGGGACGGCCTGCAGAACGAGAAGACGACGGTGCCGACGGAGGTGAAGGCCGAGTTCATCCACCGGCTGGTGGAAGCGGGGCTGAACACGATCGAGGCGACCAGCTTCGTTCACCCGAAGTGGGTGCCCCAACTGGCCGACGCCGGCGAGCTGATGCCGCTGCTGGCGGATCTGGCCGGGCGGGAGTCCGCGCCGCGGCTGCCGGTGCTGGTGCCGAACGAGCGCGGTCTGGAGCGGGCGCTGGAGCTGGGAGTGCGGGAGATCGCGGTGTTCGGCAGCGCCACCGAGTCGTTCGCCAGGGCCAACCTCAACCGGACGGTGGACGAGTCGCTGGCGATGTTCGAGCCGGTGGTGGCCAGGGCCAGGGCGGCGGGTGTCCGGGTGCGGGGCTATCTGTCGATGTGCTTCGGCGATCCCTGGGAGGGCCCGGTGCCGGTCCGCCAGGTCGCCGGCGTGGCCCGCCGGCTGTACGAGATGGGCTGCACCGAGTTGAGCCTCGGCGACACCATCGGGGTGGCCACGCCCGGCCATGTCACCGCTCTGCTGGACGAACTGACCGGCGGCGTGCCCGACAGCGGTGCCGACACCGGTCCCGGGTCCGGTTCCAAGTCCGGGCCCAGGTCCGCCCCCGCCCCCGCCCCCGGCACCGGCACCGGCACCGGCACCGGCACCGGCACCGGCCCAGCGTCGGCGGGTTCGGCGGCGGGGCCGGGGGGTGCCGTCCCGGTCGGTCACCTGGCCGTCCACTTCCACGACACCTACGGCCAGGCCCTGTCCAACACGCTCGCCGCGCTCCGACGGGGCGTCACCGTGGTGGACGCCTCGGCGGGGGGACTCGGCGGCTGCCCGTACGCCAAGAGCGCCACCGGCAACCTCGCCACCGAGGACCTCGTATGGATGCTGAACGGACTCGGCGTCCGCACCGGGGTCGACCTCGGCCGCCTCAGCGCCACAAGCGTCTGGATGGCCGAGCATCTGGGACGGCCGAGCCCGTCCCGTACCGTCCGCGCCCTGACCCACCAGGAGCAGTAG
- a CDS encoding acyl-CoA dehydrogenase family protein — MSVDHRLSDEHEQLRATVAEFARDVIAPKIGEFYAQEEFPYEIVREMGRMGLFGLPFPEEYGGMGGDYFALGLALEELARVDSSVAITLEAGVSLGAMPIFRFGTEEQKRTWLPKLCSGEMLGGFGLTEPEFGSDAGGTRTTARLDESTGEWVINGTKSFITNSGTDITGLVTVTAVTGRAEDGRPRISSIIVPSGTPGFTVSKKYSKVGWNASDTRELSFADCRVPAANLLGAEGRGYAQFLRILDEGRIAISALATGLAQGCVDESLSYARTRQAFGRPIGANQSIQFKIADMEMRAHTARLAWRDAASRLVHGEPFKKEAALAKLYSSEIAVTNAREATQIHGGYGFMNEYPVARMWRDSKILEIGEGTSEVQRMLIARELGLTG; from the coding sequence ATGTCTGTCGATCACCGGTTGTCCGATGAGCACGAGCAACTGCGCGCCACTGTCGCGGAGTTCGCCCGGGATGTGATCGCCCCGAAGATCGGGGAGTTCTACGCGCAGGAGGAGTTCCCATACGAGATCGTGCGGGAGATGGGGCGGATGGGCCTGTTCGGGCTGCCGTTCCCGGAGGAGTACGGCGGGATGGGCGGGGACTACTTCGCGCTGGGGCTGGCGCTGGAGGAGCTGGCCCGGGTGGACTCCTCGGTGGCGATCACCCTGGAGGCGGGGGTGTCACTGGGGGCGATGCCGATCTTCCGGTTCGGGACCGAGGAGCAGAAGCGGACCTGGCTGCCGAAGCTGTGCTCGGGTGAGATGCTGGGCGGGTTCGGGCTGACCGAGCCGGAGTTCGGTTCGGACGCGGGCGGCACCCGGACCACCGCGCGACTGGACGAGTCGACCGGTGAGTGGGTGATCAACGGCACCAAGAGCTTCATCACCAACTCCGGTACGGACATCACCGGCCTGGTGACGGTGACCGCGGTGACCGGCCGGGCGGAGGACGGCAGGCCGCGGATCTCGTCGATCATCGTGCCGTCGGGGACACCGGGGTTCACCGTGTCGAAGAAGTACAGCAAGGTCGGGTGGAACGCCTCGGACACCCGTGAGCTGTCCTTCGCCGACTGCCGGGTGCCGGCCGCGAACCTGCTGGGTGCGGAGGGCCGGGGGTACGCCCAGTTCCTGCGGATCCTGGACGAGGGGCGGATCGCGATCTCGGCGCTGGCCACCGGGCTGGCGCAGGGCTGCGTGGACGAGTCGTTGTCCTACGCGCGGACCCGGCAGGCGTTCGGCCGCCCGATCGGGGCCAACCAGTCGATCCAGTTCAAGATCGCGGACATGGAGATGCGGGCGCACACCGCACGGCTGGCGTGGCGGGACGCGGCGTCGCGGCTGGTGCACGGGGAGCCGTTCAAGAAGGAGGCGGCGCTGGCCAAGCTGTACTCCTCGGAGATCGCGGTGACCAACGCCCGGGAGGCCACCCAGATCCATGGCGGGTACGGGTTCATGAACGAGTACCCGGTGGCCCGGATGTGGCGGGACTCCAAGATCCTGGAGATCGGCGAGGGCACCAGCGAGGTCCAGCGGATGCTGATCGCCAGGGAGCTGGGGCTCACGGGCTGA
- a CDS encoding beta-N-acetylhexosaminidase — MLAVAAPAPAAGARAASSEAPAADPAVAAVTSRVVPVPASVRPGGGAFRITSSARVELDAASAGAARDVADYVAGLLRPATGYALPVVTGGAARGVAEGGAAAGDPAGVVLALGDTDQGLGDEGYRLRTTDSAVVISARTAAGLFHGAQTLRQLLPASVESRSPVRDTAWTVPDTDIRDVPRYAYRGAMLDVARHFFTVAQVERFIDELALYKVNTLHLHLTDDQGWRIAIDSWPRLTAYGGSTQVGGGRGGSYSQDDYREIVRHATARFLTVVPEIDGPGHTNAALASYPELNCGGSAPPLYTGTAVGFSSLCAPLETTYAFLDDVIGQIAALTPGPYLHIGGDEAQSTSQTDYATYVDRVQRLVAGYGKTVIGWHQIVGASPAPGTIAQYWGTAGNETEVAAAARAGTRVIMSPANRAYLDMKYTSSTALGKAWAGYVEVRTAYDWDPATFVQGVPASAVDGVEAALWTETLATTADLDDMAFPRLPGIAELGWSPAATHDWGTYRVRLAAQAPRWDALGIGYYRSPQVSWPS; from the coding sequence ATGCTGGCCGTGGCGGCGCCCGCGCCGGCGGCGGGGGCACGGGCCGCCTCTTCGGAGGCGCCGGCGGCCGATCCCGCGGTGGCCGCCGTCACCTCCCGGGTGGTGCCGGTGCCGGCCTCCGTGCGGCCGGGCGGCGGCGCGTTCCGGATCACCTCCTCCGCGCGTGTGGAACTGGACGCGGCCTCCGCCGGCGCCGCCCGCGACGTCGCGGACTACGTCGCCGGTCTGCTCCGCCCCGCCACCGGCTACGCGCTGCCGGTCGTCACCGGCGGCGCCGCCCGCGGCGTGGCCGAGGGCGGCGCCGCGGCGGGCGACCCGGCCGGCGTCGTCCTGGCGCTCGGCGACACCGACCAGGGCCTCGGCGACGAGGGCTACCGGCTGCGGACGACGGACAGCGCCGTGGTGATCAGCGCCCGGACGGCGGCCGGGCTGTTCCACGGGGCGCAGACGCTGCGGCAACTGCTGCCGGCCTCGGTGGAGAGCCGCTCACCGGTCCGGGACACCGCCTGGACGGTGCCGGACACCGACATCCGGGACGTGCCCCGCTACGCCTACCGGGGGGCGATGCTGGATGTGGCCCGGCACTTCTTCACCGTCGCCCAGGTCGAGCGGTTCATCGACGAGCTGGCCCTGTACAAGGTCAACACACTGCACCTGCACCTCACCGACGACCAGGGCTGGCGGATCGCGATCGACTCCTGGCCGCGGCTGACCGCATACGGCGGCAGTACCCAGGTCGGCGGCGGCCGGGGCGGCTCCTACTCGCAGGACGACTACCGCGAGATCGTCCGCCATGCGACCGCCCGCTTCCTCACCGTCGTGCCCGAGATCGACGGCCCCGGCCACACGAACGCGGCCCTGGCCTCGTACCCGGAACTCAACTGCGGCGGCAGCGCCCCGCCGCTCTACACCGGCACAGCGGTCGGCTTCAGCTCGCTGTGCGCCCCCCTGGAGACCACGTACGCCTTTCTGGACGACGTGATCGGCCAGATCGCCGCGCTGACCCCCGGCCCGTATCTGCACATCGGCGGCGACGAGGCGCAGTCCACCAGCCAGACGGACTACGCGACGTACGTGGACCGCGTGCAACGACTGGTCGCCGGCTACGGCAAGACCGTGATCGGCTGGCATCAGATCGTGGGCGCGAGCCCGGCGCCCGGCACCATCGCCCAGTACTGGGGCACGGCCGGCAACGAGACCGAGGTCGCCGCGGCGGCCCGAGCAGGCACCCGGGTGATCATGTCCCCGGCGAACCGGGCGTATCTCGACATGAAGTACACCTCCTCCACCGCGCTGGGCAAAGCGTGGGCGGGCTACGTGGAGGTGCGGACCGCCTACGACTGGGACCCGGCCACCTTCGTCCAGGGCGTCCCGGCGTCAGCGGTCGACGGCGTGGAGGCGGCGCTGTGGACGGAGACCCTGGCCACCACAGCCGACCTGGACGACATGGCCTTCCCGCGGCTGCCGGGAATCGCCGAACTCGGCTGGTCCCCGGCAGCCACGCACGACTGGGGCACCTACCGCGTCCGCCTGGCCGCCCAGGCCCCGCGCTGGGACGCCCTCGGCATCGGCTACTACCGTTCCCCGCAGGTGAGCTGGCCCTCCTGA